Proteins from one Streptomyces sp. NBC_00289 genomic window:
- a CDS encoding YihY/virulence factor BrkB family protein: MDWLKKLPGVGPLVTRLTRTHAWRSYLRLDRVHWTRLAAAMTFTSFVALFPLLTVAAAIAAATLSTDQQNDLQDKITEQVPGIADQLNIEGLVQNAGAIGLIAGAVLLFTGIGWAGSMRECLRAVWELPDEEENPVLRKAKDLGILVGLGGAVLVTLATSTVASAMVGWIIRQLGVDEGGWGGVLLRTAAFLVAVLADFLLLLYVLTLLPGVEPGRHRLMVAALIGAVGFELLKLLLSGYMQGVAAKSMYGAFGVPVALLLWINFTSKLVLFCASWTATQSKEVELAPEVNDDAVPDPAVASGG, translated from the coding sequence ATGGACTGGCTGAAAAAGCTCCCGGGCGTCGGGCCGCTGGTGACCCGCCTGACCCGCACGCACGCGTGGCGCTCCTACCTGCGGCTGGACCGGGTGCACTGGACGCGGCTGGCCGCCGCGATGACCTTCACCAGCTTCGTCGCGCTCTTCCCGCTGCTCACCGTGGCCGCCGCGATCGCCGCCGCCACCCTCAGCACCGACCAGCAGAACGATCTGCAGGACAAGATCACCGAGCAGGTGCCCGGCATCGCCGACCAGCTGAACATCGAGGGGCTGGTGCAGAACGCCGGTGCCATCGGCCTCATCGCGGGCGCCGTCCTGCTGTTCACCGGCATCGGCTGGGCCGGCTCGATGCGCGAGTGCCTCCGGGCGGTGTGGGAGCTGCCCGACGAGGAGGAGAACCCGGTCCTGCGCAAGGCCAAGGACCTGGGCATCCTGGTCGGGCTCGGCGGCGCGGTTCTGGTCACGCTCGCCACGTCCACCGTCGCCTCCGCGATGGTCGGCTGGATCATCCGTCAGCTCGGCGTCGACGAGGGCGGCTGGGGCGGCGTCCTGCTGCGGACCGCCGCGTTCCTGGTCGCCGTACTCGCCGACTTCCTGCTGCTCCTGTACGTCCTCACGCTGCTGCCCGGCGTCGAACCGGGGCGCCATCGCCTGATGGTGGCCGCGCTGATCGGCGCGGTCGGCTTCGAACTGCTGAAGCTGCTGCTGAGCGGCTACATGCAGGGCGTGGCCGCGAAGAGCATGTACGGAGCGTTCGGCGTCCCCGTCGCGCTGCTGCTGTGGATCAACTTCACCTCGAAGCTGGTGCTGTTCTGCGCCTCCTGGACGGCGACGCAGAGCAAGGAGGTCGAGTTGGCTCCCGAGGTCAACGACGACGCCGTACCAGATCCGGCAGTGGCCAGCGGCGGTTGA
- a CDS encoding GtrA family protein, whose product MSTRAWPGRRELLGFAVVGLLAYAADLALFTYLRGPAGLAPLSAKVLSFVAGCSVAYAGNALGTYRHLRSKGLRPYAVFFAVNAAGALVQLLCLTVSHYGLGYTSQRADTVSGAGIGMALATVLRFWGTRTWVFRHQGRVGSWTSEGRVGSWTG is encoded by the coding sequence GTGAGCACGCGCGCGTGGCCGGGTCGGCGTGAGCTGCTGGGCTTCGCCGTCGTCGGGCTCCTCGCCTACGCCGCCGACCTGGCCCTCTTCACGTACCTGCGCGGCCCCGCCGGTCTGGCCCCGCTGAGCGCGAAGGTGCTCTCGTTCGTCGCCGGCTGCTCGGTGGCGTACGCGGGCAACGCCCTCGGCACCTACCGGCACCTGCGGTCCAAAGGCCTGCGCCCCTACGCCGTCTTCTTCGCGGTGAACGCCGCGGGCGCCCTCGTCCAGCTGCTCTGCCTCACCGTCAGTCACTACGGCCTCGGCTACACCTCGCAGCGCGCCGACACCGTCTCCGGGGCGGGAATCGGCATGGCACTGGCCACTGTCCTGCGCTTTTGGGGCACCCGTACATGGGTCTTCCGCCACCAGGGCAGAGTGGGATCATGGACTAGCGAGGGCAGGGTCGGATCATGGACTGGCTGA
- a CDS encoding decaprenyl-phosphate phosphoribosyltransferase has product MTETAPLTDTARTALHEQRTARRPVPPPRPGSLPRGLLRTARPKQWVKNVLVVAAPAAAGQLFSRQAVARLPLVFALFTACAAAVYLINDARDAEADRAHPTKCHRPVAAGQVPVPFAYAVGGALAVFGPALAAWLVSPVVAALLTAYLGMQLAYCVSLKHVLVVDLVVVTTGFLMRAVIGGLALGIPLSRWFLITTGFGALFMVAAKRYSEAVQMAGKAGATRALLTEYTTGYLRFVWQLAAGVAVLGYCLWALEEGGVPHTSVLPWRQLSVIAFVLAILRYAVFADRGTAGEPEEVVLRDRALALIGLVWLAMYGLAVANW; this is encoded by the coding sequence ATGACTGAGACCGCGCCGCTGACGGACACCGCGCGCACCGCGCTCCACGAGCAGCGCACCGCCCGCAGGCCCGTCCCGCCACCCCGGCCCGGATCCCTTCCGCGAGGCCTTCTCAGGACCGCCCGCCCCAAACAGTGGGTCAAGAACGTCCTGGTCGTCGCCGCCCCGGCCGCGGCCGGGCAGCTCTTCTCCCGTCAGGCCGTCGCCCGACTCCCGCTCGTCTTCGCCCTGTTCACCGCCTGCGCCGCCGCCGTCTACCTGATCAACGACGCCCGTGACGCCGAGGCCGACCGCGCCCACCCGACCAAGTGCCACCGCCCGGTCGCCGCCGGACAGGTCCCGGTGCCGTTCGCGTACGCCGTCGGGGGTGCCCTCGCGGTCTTCGGGCCCGCCCTTGCGGCCTGGCTCGTCTCGCCCGTGGTCGCGGCGCTGCTGACGGCGTACCTGGGCATGCAACTGGCGTACTGCGTCAGCCTCAAGCACGTTCTGGTCGTCGACCTCGTGGTCGTGACGACCGGGTTCCTGATGCGGGCGGTCATCGGCGGCCTCGCCCTCGGCATCCCGCTGTCGCGCTGGTTCCTGATCACCACCGGCTTCGGCGCGCTGTTCATGGTGGCGGCCAAGCGCTACTCCGAAGCCGTGCAGATGGCCGGAAAGGCGGGCGCCACGCGCGCGTTGCTCACCGAGTACACCACCGGCTACCTGCGCTTCGTATGGCAGCTGGCGGCCGGCGTCGCCGTCCTCGGCTACTGCCTGTGGGCCCTGGAGGAGGGCGGGGTGCCGCACACGAGCGTGCTGCCCTGGCGCCAGCTGTCCGTGATCGCCTTCGTCCTCGCGATCCTCCGGTACGCCGTCTTCGCCGACCGCGGCACGGCGGGCGAACCCGAGGAGGTCGTCCTGCGCGACCGCGCGCTCGCCCTGATCGGCCTGGTCTGGCTCGCGATGTACGGCCTGGCCGTGGCGAACTGGTGA
- a CDS encoding phosphatase PAP2 family protein yields the protein MDDLDDMDRRSLRGVDHRILSALRARAGDPRVAGAARALSRAGEHGALWLAAGLAGAAVDGARRGAWLRGTALTAGAHLVSMGVKRVVRRPRPTHVEPLVRTAGRHSFPSSHATSAAAAAVAYGALGARVIPVLAAAMCVSRLVVGVHYPSDVAAGAALGALTARVGARWVNGCPDD from the coding sequence ATGGACGACCTCGACGACATGGACCGACGAAGCCTCCGAGGTGTGGATCACCGAATCCTTTCCGCACTCCGCGCCCGCGCCGGAGACCCACGCGTCGCCGGCGCCGCGCGTGCCCTGTCCCGGGCCGGTGAACACGGTGCGCTGTGGCTCGCGGCGGGACTCGCGGGAGCGGCCGTGGACGGCGCCCGGCGTGGCGCGTGGCTGCGGGGCACGGCACTCACGGCGGGCGCGCACCTCGTCAGCATGGGCGTGAAGCGGGTGGTGCGCCGTCCGCGCCCCACACACGTCGAGCCCCTGGTGCGCACCGCCGGCCGGCACTCCTTCCCCAGTTCGCACGCGACGTCCGCGGCGGCGGCCGCCGTCGCCTACGGCGCGCTCGGGGCGCGCGTGATCCCCGTGCTCGCCGCCGCCATGTGCGTGTCGCGGCTGGTCGTCGGCGTCCACTACCCCTCGGACGTGGCGGCGGGCGCCGCCCTCGGGGCACTCACCGCGCGCGTCGGAGCGCGCTGGGTGAACGGGTGCCCGGATGACTGA
- a CDS encoding FAD-binding protein, with amino-acid sequence MPADTVSVTGWGRTAPTTARLIRPRTYEEAAAAVRDCGTRGGIPRGLGRAYGDAAQNAGGAVFDMTGLDRVHAIDADGGTVLCDAGVSLHRLMEVLLPLGWFVPVTPGTRYVTVGGAIGADIHGKNHHVSGSFTRHVLSLELLTADGEIRTVSRGTPLFDATAGGMGLTGVILTATVQLQPVETSLMSVDTERARDLDDLMARLTATDHRYPYSVAWIDLLARGAATGRAVLTRGAHAPLDALSARARRAPLSFRPGRLPAPPAFLPEGLLSRRTVGWFNELWYRKAPRARTGELQRLATFFHPLDGVPHWNRIYGRGGFVQYQFAVGHGREETLRRIVRRLSQSRCPSFLAVLKRFGDADPGWLSFPLPGWTLALDIPAGLPGLGALLDELDEEVAAAGGRVYLAKDSRLRPELLAGMYPRLDDFRALRAELDPRAVFTSDLARRLGL; translated from the coding sequence ATGCCTGCCGACACCGTTTCCGTCACGGGATGGGGACGCACCGCTCCCACCACCGCCCGCCTGATCCGCCCGCGGACCTACGAGGAGGCCGCGGCCGCGGTCCGGGACTGCGGCACCCGCGGAGGCATCCCCCGGGGGCTCGGACGGGCGTACGGGGACGCGGCGCAGAACGCCGGCGGAGCGGTGTTCGACATGACGGGGCTGGACCGCGTCCACGCGATCGACGCCGACGGCGGGACCGTGCTGTGCGACGCAGGAGTGTCCCTGCACCGGCTCATGGAAGTGCTGCTGCCGCTCGGCTGGTTCGTGCCGGTGACCCCCGGCACGCGCTACGTCACGGTCGGCGGCGCGATCGGCGCGGACATCCACGGCAAGAACCACCACGTGTCGGGCTCCTTCACCCGGCACGTCCTGTCCCTGGAACTGCTCACCGCCGACGGCGAGATCCGCACGGTGAGCCGCGGCACCCCCCTGTTCGACGCCACCGCGGGCGGCATGGGCCTGACCGGCGTGATCCTCACCGCGACCGTCCAACTCCAGCCTGTGGAAACCTCCCTGATGTCGGTCGACACCGAGCGCGCGCGGGACCTGGACGACCTCATGGCGCGCCTGACGGCCACCGACCACCGCTACCCCTACTCGGTCGCGTGGATCGACCTGCTGGCCCGCGGCGCGGCGACAGGTCGCGCCGTCCTCACGCGCGGCGCGCACGCGCCGCTGGACGCACTCTCCGCACGCGCGCGCAGAGCCCCGCTGTCCTTCCGCCCCGGCCGGCTCCCGGCACCCCCCGCCTTCCTCCCGGAGGGACTGCTCAGCCGCAGGACCGTGGGCTGGTTCAACGAACTCTGGTACCGGAAGGCGCCCCGCGCGCGTACCGGTGAACTCCAGCGCCTCGCCACGTTCTTCCACCCCCTGGACGGGGTGCCGCACTGGAACCGGATCTACGGCCGCGGCGGCTTCGTGCAGTACCAGTTCGCCGTCGGACACGGCCGGGAGGAGACCCTGCGCCGGATCGTGCGGCGCCTCTCGCAGAGCAGGTGCCCGTCCTTCCTCGCCGTCCTCAAACGCTTCGGCGACGCGGACCCGGGCTGGCTCTCCTTTCCCCTGCCCGGCTGGACGCTCGCCCTGGACATCCCCGCCGGACTGCCCGGGCTCGGCGCCCTCCTCGACGAACTCGACGAGGAGGTCGCCGCGGCCGGCGGGCGGGTCTACCTCGCCAAGGACTCCCGGCTACGGCCCGAACTGCTCGCCGGGATGTACCCGCGGCTGGACGACTTCCGCGCCCTGCGCGCGGAGCTGGACCCGCGCGCGGTGTTCACGTCGGACCTTGCCCGCCGGCTCGGGCTCTAG
- a CDS encoding decaprenylphospho-beta-D-erythro-pentofuranosid-2-ulose 2-reductase yields the protein MKDAFGIPQSLLVLGGTSEIALATARRMIARRTRTVWLAGRPSPALDTAAAQLRALGAAVHTVAFDALDPESHEAVLGKVFAEGDVDMVLLAFGILGDQAHDEREPVNAVRVAQTNYTGAVSAGLVSAGALQAQGHGSLVILSSVAGERARRSNFIYGSSKAGLDAFAQGLGDALHGTGVHVMVVRPGFVRSKMTAGLEEAPLATTPEAVAAAVELGLRRRSETVWVPGALRMVMSALRHLPRSVFRRLPV from the coding sequence GTGAAGGACGCCTTCGGCATTCCCCAGTCCCTGCTCGTCCTCGGCGGTACGTCCGAGATCGCGCTGGCCACCGCCCGCCGGATGATCGCCCGCCGCACCCGCACGGTGTGGCTGGCGGGGCGCCCCTCCCCCGCCCTGGACACGGCCGCCGCGCAACTGCGCGCGCTGGGGGCCGCTGTGCACACCGTCGCCTTCGACGCGCTCGACCCCGAGTCCCACGAGGCGGTGCTCGGGAAGGTCTTCGCCGAGGGCGACGTCGACATGGTGCTGCTCGCCTTCGGAATCCTCGGCGACCAGGCGCACGACGAGCGTGAGCCGGTGAACGCGGTGCGCGTCGCCCAGACCAACTACACGGGCGCGGTGTCGGCGGGCCTGGTCAGCGCCGGCGCACTGCAGGCCCAGGGCCACGGCTCCCTCGTGATCCTCTCCTCCGTCGCCGGCGAACGGGCCCGCCGCTCCAACTTCATCTACGGCTCCAGCAAGGCCGGCCTGGACGCCTTCGCCCAGGGGCTGGGCGACGCCCTGCACGGTACGGGCGTCCACGTCATGGTCGTACGCCCCGGGTTCGTCCGCTCGAAGATGACCGCCGGACTTGAGGAGGCCCCGCTGGCGACGACGCCGGAAGCCGTCGCGGCGGCCGTCGAGCTGGGGCTGCGCAGGCGGTCGGAGACGGTGTGGGTGCCAGGGGCACTGCGGATGGTGATGTCGGCGTTGCGCCACCTGCCGCGTTCGGTGTTCCGACGCCTGCCGGTCTGA